In Ureibacillus thermophilus, the genomic stretch CTGAGGAGATACGCAGGCAAGGCGGCGCACTATTTTGCGATTATCGCTACGGCCGCGTATTTGTCTATCATAATGGAGCGGAATCTTATTACAGCTCAAGAGGGTTTCGGGGATTGTTAAGGGTTTGAAAAGCATCCATTGTATTGTTTCATAGAAGGAAGGAGAAAATGGAATGGCCATTCAAGTAAAAGAGATTCATTCCAAAACTTTATTGACGCAAGCAACAGGATATTTAGATATTGGATTTACTCATTCATTAAATCCTTACAGCGGCTGTGCTTTTGCTTGCCGCTATTGTTATGTCCGCGAATTGCCGATTCAAAAATTTAAAGGAATTCCATGGGGCGAATGGGTGGATATCAAAATGAATGCGCGGGAAGTTTACCGGAAAGAAATCATAAAACTTCGAAAAAAAGAACGTCCCATCAATCTTTATATGTCTTCTGCAACGGATCCATATCAACCTATCGAAAGAAAAGCGTGCATTACAAGAGGGCTATTAGAAGAAATGCTTTTCTATCCTCCTGATTTTCTTGTGATTCAAACGAGAGGCCCTTTAATTGAGAGGGATATTAATTTGCTGATTCAATTGAAAGAACGATGCAAACTGCTAGTTTCGATGACGATAGAAACGGATCGGGAGGATGTGAAAAGAATTTTTGCTCCTTTTGCCCCAAGTATACACAAACGATTGAAAGCCCTTCAAAAATTGCATCTTGCCAATATCCCAACACAAGCGGCTATTTCTCCCTTGCTGCCTTTTACTCCTGAGTTTCCCAAAATCCTCAAAGGCTTTGTTGATTATATTTGGATTGATACATTAACGATTGGCGATGGTGCGCAAGGGAGACGGTCATCTCGGTTAAAGATGCCGCAAGTTTTTGAGGAACATCAATGGTCGGAATGGTACAAGCGAGATTTGCATAAAAGCGTAGAAACATATTTTATACAGTTTTTCCCAAAAGAGATGATTCGAATTTCAAAGGAAGAAGCTTTTTTAAGATAGTGTTTTGTTGGAAGTTGACAAAGAGAAAATCCTTACTAAAATGATATTATTTTACTAAATTTACATAAAAAATTCATCATTTGAATTCTGAAAATTTACACAAAATGAGAAAAATGTTTTATAATGATAGTTAACACGATATGGTTCTGAGTTATCATAACTACTAAAATGTATATTTTTTCAGAAAGAATCAAAAGATTTATGAATAAAGTAATTAATTTAATAATATGATTCAAATTAAATGGAACTTAATTTAGTAAATAAGTATTATATTTGATTTAAGGCTGAATTAATGAGGAGGGAAAACATGGTGATATTTAGAAGTTTCAGTAAAAGCGATAAAACCAAACAGACGCAATCCGAACCAAAATGGGAGGAGGCAAGAAACCATTCAAAAAAATTATTAGAAGTAAATGGGGATTCCGACATAACAAAACAATTAAAATTGATTGATTTAGATGAAGATGATTTAAAGTTATTATCTTGCATTCAGCCACATATTGAAAAAAATCTTGATGAAATCGTACAAATTTTCTATGATGAGTTAACTTCCATCCCAGTATTGAATGAAATTATTCATCGATACAGTACGGTAGAAAAATTAAAGAAAACACTCAAAATACATATCTCAGAAATGTTTTATGGAAAAATTGATAAAGCATATGTAGAAAAGAGAATACGAATTGCACAAGTTCATTTAAGAATTGGTTTGGCTCCTAAATGGTATATAGGGGCATTTCAAAATATGTTAAATTCTTTCATCGATATTATCAACCGCATGAATTGGTCCAAAGACAGCATCGAAAAAGCGACTCTTCTTTGCACAAAAATCATCAACTTCGAAATGCAAATCGTTTTGGAAGAATATGAAAAAGAGAAGAGGGACCAAATACAAGAACAGCACGAAAAGGTGAAAGGGGAATTAAAAAATAATTTATCTCTTATCACAAAAAACTTGGCGCATCTTTCAGAAGAAACAACTAATTCCATTAACGAGATTATTCATTACTCAACAGATATTAAGAGTGATACCGAAAGTTATATCTATGAAGTAAAGGAAATGGAGAAAAATTCACACAGCGGAAACGTTTTAATGGAAGAGTTGAAAGAAAAAATATACTCCATTTCTGAAAAAACAAAAGAAATGGAAGCTCTTGTAATGGAGCAGCAAAGAGCATCCGATAAAATCAATAACATTATTTCTCTTGTTACCCAAATAGCTGACCAAACGAATCTGCTTGCCTTAAATGCAGCCATCGAGGCGGCAAGAGCCGGAGAACATGGAAAAGGGTTTGCGGTTGTTGCAGAAGAAGTGCGCAAACTTGCGAATCAATCGAAAGAGTCTGTTAAACAAATTACGGAAATTATTGAAAGCACTTCACAAATTACGAAAAATACGGTTTCCACAACTTCTACTATCCGAGAAACTGTATCCAAGGGCTTAGAAAGCGGAGTAAAAGTAAAAGAAAAATTTCATCAAATTGAATTGTCGCTTCAAGATAGCAAAAATAAAATTGAAATCGTTGGAAAAGATATTGAAAACCTTGTCGAAACGATTGCAAAAATCAATCAATTTATTGCTGATGTTGCGAATCAAGCAAAAGAATTGTATGAGAAAACCGTTAATCTTTAATACATGCGATCCATTTTTAATTTCAACAAGAAATGATTATCCAAACAATAGAGGGATTGGATAATCATTTAAATTATTAAAAACGGAATTTTCTTAAATATCCGATAAAAGGAATTGCTAAAATATAAACTAATCCCCACATTTATCCACCCAAGGGAAATGAAAAGTAAGAAAGGGGTAACTGCAATGAAATGAAAGCGCTTTTAGATGGTTTTTAATAGAAGTTCATATGAGTTGCCCCTATTTTTAAATGTGCCCATCCATTTACCGCCGTCATTGTAATCATCTTATTCAGTTAATAGAGAGTGCCGCAAAAAAACATTTTTTCACCAAACGATAAGTTTCTATTTTTTCCACAAGTAAATCATCCCCATTTCTTCCCATCATGTCAGAACAGACTTCAAGGAGATTTTTTTACTACTCTTTTTTTGGGAAATTGTTATAATCAGAGTATTAGTTTAATATCACGTAAAATGAATAAAAAGTATATTTTTTATCATATTTCGTGATGTTTCGAATAGGCAAAGGGAGGATGACTTGTGGAATTAAAAGACTTAGAAATTTTCCAATTGGTGGCTGAAAAAGGGACTGTTTCAGAAGTGGCGAGGGAACTGAATTATGTTCAATCCAACATTACTTCTCGTATTCAGAAATTAGAAGCGGAATTAAACACCCCTTTATTTCATCGCCATCGCCGAGGGATGATATTAACGCCGGAAGGAAAAAAACTATTAACGTATAGTGAAAAAATTTTAAAGTTGACAGATGAAATGATTAAAGCTGTCCAAAATCATGAAGAACCAACAGGGAAACTTGAAATCGGCACAGTGGAGACGGTTTATCATTTGCCGGTCATATTGTCTTCTTATATTAAAAAATATAAAAACGTAGAGCTGTCACTGTTTACAGGGGTGACAGAAAGTTTGGAAAAAGAAGTGCTCCATCATAAGTTGGATGGCGCTTTCGTTACGAAATCCAACTTTCATCCAGAACTTGAAGTATATGATGTGTTTGACGAAGAGCTTGTGTTAATTTCAGATCGCCGGGAATTGACAATGGAAGAATTAAAAAATGAACCATTTTTATGTTTCAGCGATGGCTGCGGATATCGTGCGCGGCTTGAACAATGGTATAAAGACCAAAATATCACACCACAAAAAATTATGGAGTTTGGCACATTGGAGACGATATTGCGGAGTGTTGCCATGGGGCTTGGCGTGTCCTTCGTTCCAAAATCTGCTGTTTCCCACTTGGAACAGAGCGGAGAAATCCGATGCTACCAATTGCCGGAACAATACAGCAAAGTAAAAACAGTTTTCATTCGAAGAAAAGATTCCTATTTAACGACCAGCATGGAAAAATTTTTAGAAACAATAGAAGAAAGCAAAGAGGCCATTCATCGCAATCTCGAATTAAATTAATATCCTATAGCTATTTTTATTTTTTTAATAGAATTGTTAAAATATATAAACCATCTG encodes the following:
- a CDS encoding SPL family radical SAM protein, which encodes MAIQVKEIHSKTLLTQATGYLDIGFTHSLNPYSGCAFACRYCYVRELPIQKFKGIPWGEWVDIKMNAREVYRKEIIKLRKKERPINLYMSSATDPYQPIERKACITRGLLEEMLFYPPDFLVIQTRGPLIERDINLLIQLKERCKLLVSMTIETDREDVKRIFAPFAPSIHKRLKALQKLHLANIPTQAAISPLLPFTPEFPKILKGFVDYIWIDTLTIGDGAQGRRSSRLKMPQVFEEHQWSEWYKRDLHKSVETYFIQFFPKEMIRISKEEAFLR
- a CDS encoding globin-coupled sensor protein, translated to MVIFRSFSKSDKTKQTQSEPKWEEARNHSKKLLEVNGDSDITKQLKLIDLDEDDLKLLSCIQPHIEKNLDEIVQIFYDELTSIPVLNEIIHRYSTVEKLKKTLKIHISEMFYGKIDKAYVEKRIRIAQVHLRIGLAPKWYIGAFQNMLNSFIDIINRMNWSKDSIEKATLLCTKIINFEMQIVLEEYEKEKRDQIQEQHEKVKGELKNNLSLITKNLAHLSEETTNSINEIIHYSTDIKSDTESYIYEVKEMEKNSHSGNVLMEELKEKIYSISEKTKEMEALVMEQQRASDKINNIISLVTQIADQTNLLALNAAIEAARAGEHGKGFAVVAEEVRKLANQSKESVKQITEIIESTSQITKNTVSTTSTIRETVSKGLESGVKVKEKFHQIELSLQDSKNKIEIVGKDIENLVETIAKINQFIADVANQAKELYEKTVNL
- a CDS encoding LysR family transcriptional regulator, coding for MELKDLEIFQLVAEKGTVSEVARELNYVQSNITSRIQKLEAELNTPLFHRHRRGMILTPEGKKLLTYSEKILKLTDEMIKAVQNHEEPTGKLEIGTVETVYHLPVILSSYIKKYKNVELSLFTGVTESLEKEVLHHKLDGAFVTKSNFHPELEVYDVFDEELVLISDRRELTMEELKNEPFLCFSDGCGYRARLEQWYKDQNITPQKIMEFGTLETILRSVAMGLGVSFVPKSAVSHLEQSGEIRCYQLPEQYSKVKTVFIRRKDSYLTTSMEKFLETIEESKEAIHRNLELN